A section of the Streptomyces sp. NBC_01591 genome encodes:
- a CDS encoding ABC transporter permease: MTIPTPQAATPVEVEDAKPQPTAGPSATKGGNGRSPGKMAWLRFKRDRTGVISAYVVIFFFVIGICAPLIAKLYGKDPYTTYGQNEPGLLDDFGSPMLPNGGISGDFWFGIEPSLGRDVFTFLLYGIRNSLLIAAATTLLVTVIGIAVGITAGYLGGKTDYFVGRVIDILLAFPSTLFFIAFWPVLLSILVSPEENTPVWLTVVSLISVMTAFGWASIARLLRGEVLALREREFVEAARVTGASPARIIFKELLPNLWTPILIQATLALPAYVTAEAGLAFLGVGLTDPTPDWGVMIQRGSDVYQSDITFMLFPGLSMVIFVIAFNLLGDSVRDALDPKTKR, from the coding sequence ATGACGATTCCAACCCCGCAAGCCGCCACCCCCGTTGAGGTGGAGGATGCGAAGCCGCAGCCCACAGCGGGCCCGTCCGCGACCAAGGGTGGCAACGGCCGTTCACCGGGCAAAATGGCCTGGTTGCGTTTCAAGCGCGACCGTACGGGCGTGATTTCGGCCTATGTGGTCATTTTCTTCTTCGTGATAGGCATCTGCGCACCGCTGATCGCGAAGCTGTACGGCAAGGACCCGTACACGACATACGGGCAGAACGAACCCGGCCTGCTGGACGACTTCGGTTCCCCCATGCTGCCCAACGGCGGTATCAGCGGCGACTTCTGGTTCGGAATCGAGCCGTCACTCGGCCGGGACGTCTTCACCTTCCTGCTCTACGGCATCCGCAACTCGCTGCTCATCGCCGCGGCAACCACCTTGCTGGTCACGGTGATCGGTATCGCCGTCGGTATCACCGCGGGTTATCTGGGCGGCAAGACCGACTACTTCGTGGGCCGGGTCATCGACATCCTGCTGGCCTTCCCCTCCACGCTCTTCTTCATCGCCTTCTGGCCGGTTCTGCTCTCGATCCTGGTCTCCCCGGAGGAGAACACCCCGGTCTGGCTGACCGTCGTCAGCCTCATCTCGGTCATGACGGCCTTCGGCTGGGCCTCCATCGCACGACTGCTGCGCGGCGAGGTACTCGCCCTGCGCGAGCGCGAGTTCGTCGAGGCCGCCAGGGTGACCGGCGCATCCCCGGCGCGGATCATCTTCAAGGAACTGCTGCCCAACCTCTGGACGCCGATCCTGATCCAGGCCACGCTCGCGCTGCCCGCGTACGTCACCGCGGAGGCGGGCCTCGCCTTCCTCGGCGTCGGTCTCACCGACCCGACACCCGACTGGGGCGTGATGATCCAGCGCGGATCGGACGTCTACCAGAGCGACATCACGTTCATGCTCTTCCCCGGCCTCTCGATGGTGATCTTCGTCATCGCCTTCAACCTGCTGGGCGACTCGGTGCGTGACGCACTGGACCCGAAGACCAAGCGCTGA
- a CDS encoding peptide ABC transporter substrate-binding protein, which translates to MRGATQAKWAACAVVVALAATACGGGGSSGGGGGANGIVSSSWGDPQNPLEPANTNEVQGGKVLDMIFRGLKKYDPKTGAATDMLAEKIESKDNQNFTITVKDGWTFSNGEKITAKSFVDAWNYGAQLKNNQKNAYFFGYIDGYDEVHPESGSATATTLSGLEVVNDRTFTVKLSQKFSLWPDTLGYPAFAPLPKAFFTDHAAWVSKPIGNGPYTVDKYTKGSSMNLRKWDKYPGDDKAQNGGIDLKVYTDNNTAYTDLTAGNLDLVDDVPASQLKNVKADLGDRYINTPAGIIQTLAFPFYDKKWDTPGGIKVRQGLSMAINRRQITDQIFQKTRTPASDWTSPVLGADGGFKEGLCGAPCEYNAANAKKLIQEGGGIPGGQLKISYNGDTGSHKEWVDAVCNSINKVMGNNKACVGAPVGTFADFRSQVSQQKLTGAWRAGWQMDYPLIQNFLQPVYYTDASSNDGKWSNEQFDGLVDKANAESDKAKAVTTFQDAEKVLVAQMPVIPLWYQNGSAGYSENITDVSLNQFSVPVYEQIKVK; encoded by the coding sequence ATGCGCGGAGCCACACAGGCCAAGTGGGCCGCATGTGCGGTGGTCGTCGCCCTGGCGGCGACGGCATGCGGCGGCGGAGGCAGTAGCGGTGGTGGCGGTGGGGCGAACGGAATCGTGAGCTCTTCCTGGGGTGACCCGCAGAACCCGCTCGAACCCGCGAACACCAACGAGGTGCAGGGCGGCAAGGTCCTCGACATGATCTTCCGGGGGCTCAAGAAGTACGACCCGAAGACCGGCGCGGCCACCGACATGCTCGCCGAGAAGATCGAGTCCAAGGACAACCAGAACTTCACGATCACCGTGAAGGACGGCTGGACCTTCAGCAACGGCGAGAAGATCACCGCGAAGTCGTTCGTGGACGCCTGGAACTACGGGGCGCAGCTGAAGAACAATCAGAAGAACGCCTACTTCTTCGGTTACATCGACGGTTACGACGAGGTCCACCCCGAATCCGGCAGCGCCACGGCCACCACGCTCTCCGGCCTCGAGGTCGTCAACGACAGGACGTTCACGGTCAAGCTGTCGCAGAAGTTCTCCCTCTGGCCGGACACCCTGGGCTACCCGGCCTTCGCCCCGCTTCCCAAGGCCTTCTTCACCGACCACGCCGCCTGGGTGTCCAAGCCGATCGGCAACGGGCCGTACACCGTCGACAAGTACACCAAGGGCTCGTCGATGAACCTGCGCAAGTGGGACAAGTACCCCGGGGACGACAAGGCGCAGAACGGCGGCATCGACCTCAAGGTCTACACCGACAACAACACCGCCTACACGGACCTGACGGCCGGCAACCTCGACCTCGTCGACGACGTGCCCGCCTCGCAGCTGAAGAACGTCAAGGCGGACCTCGGCGACCGGTACATCAACACCCCGGCCGGCATCATCCAGACCCTCGCCTTCCCCTTCTACGACAAGAAGTGGGACACCCCCGGCGGCATCAAGGTCCGCCAGGGCCTGTCGATGGCGATCAACCGCCGGCAGATCACCGATCAGATCTTCCAGAAGACCCGCACCCCCGCCTCCGACTGGACCTCCCCGGTCCTCGGCGCGGACGGCGGCTTCAAGGAAGGGCTGTGCGGCGCGCCCTGCGAGTACAACGCGGCGAACGCCAAGAAGCTGATCCAGGAGGGCGGCGGCATCCCCGGCGGCCAGCTCAAGATCTCGTACAACGGTGACACCGGCTCCCACAAGGAGTGGGTCGACGCCGTCTGCAACAGCATCAACAAGGTGATGGGCAACAACAAGGCGTGCGTCGGCGCCCCGGTCGGCACCTTCGCCGACTTCCGCAGCCAGGTCTCCCAGCAGAAGCTGACCGGCGCCTGGCGGGCCGGCTGGCAGATGGACTACCCGCTCATCCAGAACTTCCTGCAGCCCGTGTACTACACCGACGCCTCGTCCAACGACGGCAAGTGGAGCAACGAGCAGTTCGACGGGCTCGTCGACAAGGCCAACGCCGAGTCCGACAAGGCCAAGGCCGTGACGACCTTCCAGGACGCGGAGAAGGTCCTGGTCGCGCAGATGCCCGTCATCCCGCTCTGGTACCAGAACGGCAGCGCCGGCTACTCGGAGAACATCACCGACGTGTCGCTGAACCAGTTCAGCGTCCCCGTGTACGAGCAGATCAAGGTCAAGTGA
- a CDS encoding ABC transporter permease, translating into MGRYVIRRLLQMIPVFFGATLLIFLMVNVMGDPIAGLCGDRQCDPATAAQLRSEFGLDKPVWQQYLTYMGNVFTGDFGTAFNGQKVTELMATAFPITIRLTVVAIVFEVVIGISLGVVTGLRRGRPVDTTVLILTLVVISIPTFVTGLLLQLLLGVEWGIIKPSVSPEAPFNELLVPGLVLASVSLAYVTRLTRTSIAENARADYVRTAVAKGLPGRRVVIRHLLRNSLIPVVTFIGTDVGALMGGAIVTERIFNIHGVGYQLYQGILRQNSQTVVGFVTILVLVFLAANLIVDLLYAVLDPRIRYA; encoded by the coding sequence ATGGGACGTTATGTGATCCGGCGGCTGCTGCAGATGATCCCGGTCTTCTTCGGCGCCACGCTGTTGATCTTCCTCATGGTGAATGTGATGGGCGACCCCATCGCGGGTCTCTGCGGCGACCGCCAGTGCGACCCGGCGACCGCAGCCCAACTCCGCTCGGAATTCGGCCTCGACAAGCCCGTCTGGCAGCAATACCTCACCTACATGGGCAATGTCTTCACCGGCGACTTCGGCACCGCGTTCAACGGGCAGAAGGTCACCGAGCTGATGGCCACCGCCTTCCCCATCACGATCCGGCTCACCGTCGTCGCGATCGTCTTCGAGGTCGTCATCGGCATCAGCCTCGGTGTCGTCACCGGTCTGCGCCGAGGCCGCCCCGTCGACACCACCGTGCTCATCCTGACTCTGGTCGTCATCTCCATCCCGACCTTCGTCACCGGCCTGCTGCTCCAGCTCCTCCTCGGAGTCGAGTGGGGCATCATCAAGCCCTCCGTCTCACCGGAGGCCCCCTTCAACGAGCTGCTGGTCCCCGGGCTCGTCCTCGCCTCGGTCTCCCTGGCGTACGTCACCCGGCTCACCCGGACCTCGATCGCCGAGAACGCCCGCGCCGACTACGTCCGCACCGCCGTCGCCAAGGGGCTGCCCGGGCGCCGCGTCGTCATCCGGCACCTGCTGCGCAACTCGCTGATCCCGGTCGTCACCTTCATCGGTACCGACGTGGGCGCCCTGATGGGCGGGGCGATCGTCACGGAGCGGATCTTCAACATCCACGGCGTCGGATACCAGCTCTACCAGGGCATCCTGCGCCAGAACTCCCAGACCGTCGTCGGCTTCGTCACCATCCTCGTCCTCGTCTTCCTGGCGGCGAACCTGATCGTCGACCTGCTGTACGCCGTACTCGACCCGAGGATCCGCTATGCCTGA
- a CDS encoding ABC transporter permease translates to MPEQTPDEAISSAGAGGVMDLALEEGTTLERTPGGPEGTGPAEKPRSLWSDAWRDLRRNPVFIISALIILFLVIISIWPSLIADQDPLNCNLDKAQEGSQPGHPFGFDGQGCDVYTRTVYGARNSVTVGVCSTLGVTLLGGLLGGLAGFFGGLSDSVLSRVTDVFFGIPVVLGGLVFLSVVTSSTVWPVIGFIVLLGWPQIARIARGSVITVKQNDYVQAARALGASNSRMMLRHIAPNAIAPVIVVATIALGTYISLEATLSFLGVGLKPPAVSWGIDISAASQYIRNAPHMLLWPAGALAVTVLAFIMLGDAVRDALDPKLR, encoded by the coding sequence ATGCCTGAGCAGACACCGGACGAGGCGATCTCGTCGGCCGGAGCAGGAGGCGTCATGGACCTCGCCCTGGAGGAGGGCACGACCCTCGAAAGGACACCGGGCGGCCCCGAGGGGACCGGCCCCGCCGAGAAGCCGCGCAGTCTGTGGTCCGACGCCTGGCGGGACCTGCGCCGCAACCCGGTCTTCATCATCTCCGCCCTGATCATCCTCTTCCTGGTGATCATCTCGATCTGGCCGTCGCTGATCGCCGACCAGGACCCCCTCAACTGCAACCTGGACAAGGCCCAGGAGGGCTCCCAGCCCGGACATCCCTTCGGCTTCGACGGACAGGGCTGCGACGTCTACACCCGTACCGTCTACGGGGCCAGGAACTCGGTGACCGTCGGCGTCTGCTCCACCCTCGGCGTCACCCTGCTCGGCGGCCTGCTCGGCGGCCTGGCCGGGTTCTTCGGCGGCCTGTCGGACTCGGTCCTCTCCCGCGTCACCGACGTCTTCTTCGGCATCCCGGTGGTCCTCGGCGGCCTGGTCTTCCTCTCCGTGGTCACCAGCTCCACCGTCTGGCCGGTGATCGGCTTCATCGTGCTGCTGGGCTGGCCGCAGATCGCCCGTATCGCCCGCGGCTCCGTGATCACCGTCAAACAGAACGACTACGTACAGGCGGCGCGGGCGCTCGGCGCCTCCAACTCGCGGATGATGCTGCGCCACATCGCCCCGAACGCCATCGCACCGGTGATCGTCGTCGCGACCATCGCGCTCGGTACGTACATCTCGCTGGAGGCGACCCTCTCGTTCCTCGGCGTCGGCCTGAAACCGCCGGCCGTCTCCTGGGGCATCGACATCTCCGCCGCGTCCCAGTACATCCGCAACGCCCCGCACATGCTGCTCTGGCCCGCCGGAGCCCTGGCGGTCACCGTGCTCGCCTTCATCATGCTCGGCGACGCGGTGCGCGACGCCCTCGACCCCAAGCTGCGCTGA
- a CDS encoding ABC transporter ATP-binding protein produces MLLEVRDLHVEFHTRDGVAKAVNGVNYSVAEGETLAVLGESGSGKSVTAQAVMGILDMPPGKISGGEILFKDRDLLKMKKDERRKIRGQEMAMIFQDALSSLNPVLSVGEQLGEMFVVHRGMSHKDAKLKAVELMDRVRIPAAKERVGNFPHQFSGGMRQRIMIAMAMALEPSLIIADEPTTALDVTVQAQVMDLLAELQRELNMGLILITHDLGVVADVADKIAVMYAGRIVESAPVHEIYRAPAHPYTKGLLQSIPRLDQKGRELYAIKGLPPNLLHIPPGCAFNPRCPMAQEICRGEVPPLFEVAEHRKSACYFWKETLDAR; encoded by the coding sequence ATGTTGCTCGAAGTGCGCGATCTGCACGTGGAGTTCCACACCCGCGACGGAGTGGCCAAGGCCGTCAACGGGGTCAACTACTCGGTGGCCGAGGGCGAGACGCTGGCCGTCCTCGGCGAGTCCGGCTCCGGTAAGTCGGTCACCGCCCAGGCCGTCATGGGCATTCTCGACATGCCCCCGGGAAAGATCAGCGGCGGCGAGATCCTCTTCAAGGACCGCGATCTGCTGAAGATGAAGAAGGACGAGCGCCGGAAGATCCGCGGCCAGGAGATGGCCATGATCTTCCAGGACGCGCTCTCCTCCCTCAACCCCGTGCTCAGCGTGGGGGAGCAGCTCGGCGAGATGTTCGTCGTCCACCGCGGGATGTCCCACAAGGACGCGAAGCTGAAGGCCGTCGAGCTGATGGACCGGGTCCGTATCCCGGCGGCGAAGGAACGCGTCGGGAACTTCCCGCACCAGTTCTCCGGCGGCATGCGCCAGCGCATCATGATCGCCATGGCGATGGCGCTGGAGCCCTCGCTGATCATCGCGGACGAACCCACCACCGCCCTCGACGTGACCGTCCAGGCCCAGGTGATGGACCTGCTCGCCGAGCTCCAGCGCGAGCTGAACATGGGCCTGATCCTGATCACCCACGACCTGGGCGTGGTCGCGGACGTCGCCGACAAGATCGCCGTGATGTACGCGGGCCGGATCGTCGAATCCGCCCCGGTCCACGAGATCTACCGGGCGCCCGCCCACCCGTACACCAAGGGCCTGCTCCAGTCGATCCCGCGCCTGGACCAGAAGGGCCGGGAGCTGTACGCGATCAAGGGCCTGCCGCCCAACCTGCTGCACATCCCGCCCGGCTGCGCCTTCAACCCGCGTTGCCCGATGGCCCAGGAGATCTGCCGGGGCGAGGTGCCGCCGCTGTTCGAGGTGGCCGAGCACCGCAAGAGCGCCTGCTACTTCTGGAAGGAGACGCTCGATGCACGCTGA
- a CDS encoding ABC transporter ATP-binding protein — translation MHADHSGRREAREEGEKARVLLAKSRAGSAAAGGEPILEVRDLVKHYPLTQGILIKKQIGAVKAVDGVSFDLAAGETLGIVGESGCGKSTVAKMLVHLEQPTAGAIKYKGEDITKLSGRALKAVRRNIQMVFQDPYTSLNPRMTVGDIIGEPYEIHPEVAPKGERRRKVQDLLDVVGLNPEYINRYPHQFSGGQRQRIGIARGLALNPEIIVADEPVSALDVSVQAQVVNLLDRLQAEFGLSYVFIAHDLSIVRHISDRVGVMYLGRIVEIGSDEQIYDHPTHPYTQALLSAVPVPDPTAREHRERIILHGDVPSPANPPSGCPFRTRCWKAQERCELEVPLLAVPAVFRLADTPAGHDSACHFAEEKQVVPPEVLREAPGETPDEDGPSDDVDGPSGDVGGGNGSAPSGSTRAG, via the coding sequence ATGCACGCTGACCACTCGGGCCGCAGGGAAGCCCGCGAAGAGGGCGAGAAGGCCCGCGTGCTGCTCGCCAAGTCACGGGCCGGGTCCGCCGCGGCGGGCGGCGAGCCGATCCTCGAGGTTCGCGATCTGGTCAAGCACTACCCGCTGACCCAGGGCATCCTGATCAAGAAGCAGATCGGCGCCGTCAAGGCGGTCGACGGGGTCTCCTTCGATCTGGCGGCGGGCGAGACGCTCGGCATCGTGGGGGAGTCCGGCTGCGGCAAGTCGACCGTGGCCAAGATGCTGGTGCACCTGGAACAGCCGACGGCCGGCGCGATCAAGTACAAGGGCGAGGACATCACCAAGCTGTCCGGGCGCGCCCTGAAGGCCGTGCGCCGCAACATCCAGATGGTGTTCCAGGACCCGTACACCTCGCTCAACCCGCGCATGACCGTCGGCGACATCATCGGGGAGCCGTACGAGATCCACCCCGAGGTGGCCCCGAAGGGCGAGCGGCGCCGGAAGGTCCAGGACCTGCTGGACGTCGTCGGGCTCAACCCGGAGTACATCAACCGCTATCCGCACCAGTTCTCCGGCGGCCAGCGCCAGCGCATCGGCATCGCCCGCGGCCTGGCCCTGAACCCCGAGATCATCGTCGCCGACGAACCCGTCTCCGCCCTCGACGTCTCCGTACAGGCGCAGGTCGTCAACCTGCTGGACCGGCTCCAGGCGGAGTTCGGGCTGAGCTACGTCTTCATCGCGCACGACCTGTCGATCGTCCGGCACATCTCCGACCGGGTCGGGGTGATGTATCTGGGCCGGATCGTCGAGATCGGCTCCGACGAGCAGATCTACGACCACCCCACGCACCCGTACACCCAGGCGCTGCTCTCCGCGGTCCCGGTGCCGGACCCGACGGCCCGCGAGCACCGGGAGCGGATCATCCTGCACGGCGACGTCCCGTCGCCCGCCAACCCGCCCTCCGGCTGCCCCTTCCGCACCCGGTGCTGGAAGGCGCAGGAGCGGTGCGAACTGGAGGTGCCGCTGCTGGCGGTTCCGGCCGTCTTCCGGCTGGCGGACACCCCGGCCGGGCACGACTCGGCCTGCCACTTCGCGGAGGAGAAGCAGGTGGTGCCGCCGGAGGTGCTGCGGGAGGCGCCGGGGGAGACACCGGACGAGGACGGCCCGTCGGACGACGTGGACGGTCCGTCGGGCGACGTGGGCGGGGGGAACGGGTCCGCGCCGTCCGGGAGCACGCGGGCCGGCTGA